One Channa argus isolate prfri chromosome 15, Channa argus male v1.0, whole genome shotgun sequence DNA segment encodes these proteins:
- the LOC137099326 gene encoding nuclear GTPase SLIP-GC-like isoform X2, protein MDDFVCNKLTEWGLTDWIVKFKDQGIDKESFECLEGQEINDLIPIVGPRAKFKKRLKALKRQQRHEETADSAQVLPSTSDIGDKGKRKLDHLGECSNIQSPPRKQQRASISRPHKEQIILSDVKTIMKCTYERLHLEDETKLNAFLKSTISDLDTDKRELVGVFGKTGAGKSFLINAIIEEKDLLPSGSISACTTVMIKVEANMLNLKYEAEIEFITKEEWKDELWYLYHILGDKADEERDEDYCDTVEKLSAVYGEEWKNKSPENLMDIKYFREIPEFLCYRRKILTCESAKELSAKFVKYTRSDSKEAEVRRWYWPLVKCVTVRVPCNSLLQHVTLVDLPGNGDRNKSRDTMWKGIVGNCSTVWIVTEINRAAAEREPWEILESASSLMGNGGECQHIHFICTKSDLIEDSDDDPATARALLFKRNMKAKEEVSKQFNNLNRIKKHFSDDCFRVFTVSSKEFLKPKRLNPDDTEIPKLQEFLQNLNDCHSETLNYVSRAHGILSLIQGARSTEVPGNKKDASTDLEEKIRQELKKVRESMEETYSAFEKCLNEGVDKSKTSCDANMKPILHPIRKSGRGYHKILTCVVENGGVYKRKKGKPLNLNLTLSSCLTESIDEEFRKTFPNEGKCGPFNGVISMFSLNTEKLIEKYKHLELQLTFLQTEEEKIKTKLNKIIRDRKKKIYTSLIETIEETMQECYKKAVEFRGPDKLKNMRDTIELHVHDLKNVMFEKAKDVMLNHLMKLMEKILETLEKTLNQALEISLKTDGYPVPVFSKKLELVKQYYKELKPDE, encoded by the exons AAATCAATGATTTGATCCCAATAGTGGGGCCGAGGGCAAAATTTAAGAAGAGACTGAAGGCTTTAAAG CGTCAACAGCGGCATGAAGAAACAGCTGATTCTGCTCAG GTTTTGCCATCCACCAGTGACATAGGTGATAAAG gaaaaagaaagtTGGACCATCTGGGTGAGTGCAGCAACATCCAGTCACCACCAAGGAAACAACAACGAGCCTCTATATCAAGACCACACAAAG AGCAAATCATACTGTCTGATGTGAAAACCATCATGAAATGCACATATGAGAGACTCCATCTTGAAGATGAAACAAAGCTCAATGCTTTCCTCAA GAGTACAATAAGTGATTTGGACACAGACAAGAGAGAGCTCGTTGGCGTCTTTGGTAAAACTGGGGCTGGAAAGAGCTTTTTGATAAATGCCATCATTGAAGAGAAGGACCTTCTGCCATCTGGAAGTATCAGTGCCTGTACCACAGTCATGATTAAAGTGGAGGCAAATATGCTCAACCTAAAGTATGAGGCAGAGATTGAGTTCATTACAAAAGAG gaGTGGAAAGATGAGTTGTGGTACTTGTATCATATTCTTGGGGATAAAGCAGATGAGGAAAGAGATGAGGATTATTGTGACACTGTTGAAAAGCTATCAGCAGTGTATGGAGAGGAGTGGAAAAACAAATCCCCTGAAAACCTCATGGACATCAAATATTTCAGAGAAATTCCAGAGTTTCTCTGTTACAGGAGGAAGATTTTGACATGTGAATCA GCCAAGGAATTATCGGCAAAATTTGTGAAATACACAAGAAGTGACTCAAAAGAGGCAGAAGTAAGGAGGTGGTATTGGCCACTAGTCAAGTGTGTGACTGTCAGAGTGCCTTGTAATAGTCTTCTCCAGCATGTCACACTTGTGGACCTTCCTGGAAATGGGGACCGTAACAAGAGCAGAGATACAATGTGGAAAGGG ATTGTTGGAAATTGCTCCACTGTGTGGATTGTTACTGAAATTAAtcgagcagcagcagagagagaacccTGGGAGATCTTGGAAAGTGCCAGTAGCCTCATGGGAAACGGTGGCGAGTGTCAACACATCCACTTTATATGCACCAAGTCTGATCTTATTGAAGATTCAGATGATGA TCCAGCAACTGCTCGTGCTCtcttatttaaaagaaacatgaaagCCAAGGAAGAAGTGAGCAAACAGTTCAACAATCTAAACAGGATTAAG AAACATTTCAGTGATGACTGTTTCAGAGTCTTCACAGTGAGCTCCAAAGAGTTTCTAAAACCAAAACGTCTCAATCCAGATGACACAG aaataccCAAACTTCAGGAGTTTCTGCAAAATCTCAATGACTGTCACTCAGAGACATTAAACTATGTTTCTAGAGCTCATGGGATTCTCTCTCTGATTCAGGGGGCCAGGAGTACAGAAGTG CCTGGCAACAAAAAAGATGCATCAACAGACCTTgaagaaaaaataagacaagAACTTAAGAAAGTGAGAGAATCAATGGAAGAAACTTACTCTGCTTTTGAAAAATGCCTTAATGAGGGGGTTGACAAATCTAAAACTTCATGTGACGCAAATATGAAACCCATCTTACATCct aTAAGAAAATCAGGTCGCGGTTATCACAAAATACTGACATGTGTGGTTGAGAATGGAGGTGTCTACAAACGTAAAAAAGGGAAACCACTAAACCTCAACCTGACATTATCTTCATGCCTGACTGAAAGCATTGATGAGGAATTCAGGAAGACCTTCCC aaatgaaggaaaatgtgGACCATTCAATGGAGTCATCAGTATGTTTTCACttaacacagaaaagctgattGAAAAGTACAAACATCTTGAACTGCAGCTGACATTTCTGCAGACAGAG GAAGAAAAGATTAAGACAAAACTCAACAAAATCATCCGGGACCGtaagaaaaaaatctacacGAGTCTGATTGAGACAATTGAGGAAACCATGCAAGAGTGCTATAAAA aaGCAGTAGAATTTAGAGGACCAGACAAGCTGAAGAACATGAGGGACACTATTGAGCTGCACGTACATGATTTGAAGAACGTAATGTTTGAGAAGGCTAAAGATGTTATGTTGAACCACCTGATGAAGTTGATG GAGAAAATCCTGGAGACACTGGAGAAGACCCTGAACCAAGCATTGGAGATTTCACTCAAGACAGATGGTTACCCAGTCCCAG ttttttctaaaaagcttGAACTGGTGAAGCAGTACTACAAAGAACTGAAGCCAGACGAATAA
- the LOC137099326 gene encoding nuclear GTPase SLIP-GC-like isoform X1, whose amino-acid sequence MDDFVCNKLTEWGLTDWIVKFKDQGIDKESFECLEGQEINDLIPIVGPRAKFKKRLKALKRQQRHEETADSAQVLPSTSDIGDKGKRKLDHLGECSNIQSPPRKQQRASISRPHKEQIILSDVKTIMKCTYERLHLEDETKLNAFLKSTISDLDTDKRELVGVFGKTGAGKSFLINAIIEEKDLLPSGSISACTTVMIKVEANMLNLKYEAEIEFITKEEWKDELWYLYHILGDKADEERDEDYCDTVEKLSAVYGEEWKNKSPENLMDIKYFREIPEFLCYRRKILTCESAKELSAKFVKYTRSDSKEAEVRRWYWPLVKCVTVRVPCNSLLQHVTLVDLPGNGDRNKSRDTMWKGIVGNCSTVWIVTEINRAAAEREPWEILESASSLMGNGGECQHIHFICTKSDLIEDSDDDPATARALLFKRNMKAKEEVSKQFNNLNRIKKHFSDDCFRVFTVSSKEFLKPKRLNPDDTEIPKLQEFLQNLNDCHSETLNYVSRAHGILSLIQGARSTEVPGNKKDASTDLEEKIRQELKKVRESMEETYSAFEKCLNEGVDKSKTSCDANMKPILHPIRKSGRGYHKILTCVVENGGVYKRKKGKPLNLNLTLSSCLTESIDEEFRKTFPNEGKCGPFNGVISMFSLNTEKLIEKYKHLELQLTFLQTEEEKIKTKLNKIIRDRKKKIYTSLIETIEETMQECYKKAVEFRGPDKLKNMRDTIELHVHDLKNVMFEKAKDVMLNHLMKLMEKILETLEKTLNQALEISLKTDGYPVPGLFSAENQQNPDLPQTISAEHKTCGFSLSHFLVLYVLHVEDFICLEF is encoded by the exons AAATCAATGATTTGATCCCAATAGTGGGGCCGAGGGCAAAATTTAAGAAGAGACTGAAGGCTTTAAAG CGTCAACAGCGGCATGAAGAAACAGCTGATTCTGCTCAG GTTTTGCCATCCACCAGTGACATAGGTGATAAAG gaaaaagaaagtTGGACCATCTGGGTGAGTGCAGCAACATCCAGTCACCACCAAGGAAACAACAACGAGCCTCTATATCAAGACCACACAAAG AGCAAATCATACTGTCTGATGTGAAAACCATCATGAAATGCACATATGAGAGACTCCATCTTGAAGATGAAACAAAGCTCAATGCTTTCCTCAA GAGTACAATAAGTGATTTGGACACAGACAAGAGAGAGCTCGTTGGCGTCTTTGGTAAAACTGGGGCTGGAAAGAGCTTTTTGATAAATGCCATCATTGAAGAGAAGGACCTTCTGCCATCTGGAAGTATCAGTGCCTGTACCACAGTCATGATTAAAGTGGAGGCAAATATGCTCAACCTAAAGTATGAGGCAGAGATTGAGTTCATTACAAAAGAG gaGTGGAAAGATGAGTTGTGGTACTTGTATCATATTCTTGGGGATAAAGCAGATGAGGAAAGAGATGAGGATTATTGTGACACTGTTGAAAAGCTATCAGCAGTGTATGGAGAGGAGTGGAAAAACAAATCCCCTGAAAACCTCATGGACATCAAATATTTCAGAGAAATTCCAGAGTTTCTCTGTTACAGGAGGAAGATTTTGACATGTGAATCA GCCAAGGAATTATCGGCAAAATTTGTGAAATACACAAGAAGTGACTCAAAAGAGGCAGAAGTAAGGAGGTGGTATTGGCCACTAGTCAAGTGTGTGACTGTCAGAGTGCCTTGTAATAGTCTTCTCCAGCATGTCACACTTGTGGACCTTCCTGGAAATGGGGACCGTAACAAGAGCAGAGATACAATGTGGAAAGGG ATTGTTGGAAATTGCTCCACTGTGTGGATTGTTACTGAAATTAAtcgagcagcagcagagagagaacccTGGGAGATCTTGGAAAGTGCCAGTAGCCTCATGGGAAACGGTGGCGAGTGTCAACACATCCACTTTATATGCACCAAGTCTGATCTTATTGAAGATTCAGATGATGA TCCAGCAACTGCTCGTGCTCtcttatttaaaagaaacatgaaagCCAAGGAAGAAGTGAGCAAACAGTTCAACAATCTAAACAGGATTAAG AAACATTTCAGTGATGACTGTTTCAGAGTCTTCACAGTGAGCTCCAAAGAGTTTCTAAAACCAAAACGTCTCAATCCAGATGACACAG aaataccCAAACTTCAGGAGTTTCTGCAAAATCTCAATGACTGTCACTCAGAGACATTAAACTATGTTTCTAGAGCTCATGGGATTCTCTCTCTGATTCAGGGGGCCAGGAGTACAGAAGTG CCTGGCAACAAAAAAGATGCATCAACAGACCTTgaagaaaaaataagacaagAACTTAAGAAAGTGAGAGAATCAATGGAAGAAACTTACTCTGCTTTTGAAAAATGCCTTAATGAGGGGGTTGACAAATCTAAAACTTCATGTGACGCAAATATGAAACCCATCTTACATCct aTAAGAAAATCAGGTCGCGGTTATCACAAAATACTGACATGTGTGGTTGAGAATGGAGGTGTCTACAAACGTAAAAAAGGGAAACCACTAAACCTCAACCTGACATTATCTTCATGCCTGACTGAAAGCATTGATGAGGAATTCAGGAAGACCTTCCC aaatgaaggaaaatgtgGACCATTCAATGGAGTCATCAGTATGTTTTCACttaacacagaaaagctgattGAAAAGTACAAACATCTTGAACTGCAGCTGACATTTCTGCAGACAGAG GAAGAAAAGATTAAGACAAAACTCAACAAAATCATCCGGGACCGtaagaaaaaaatctacacGAGTCTGATTGAGACAATTGAGGAAACCATGCAAGAGTGCTATAAAA aaGCAGTAGAATTTAGAGGACCAGACAAGCTGAAGAACATGAGGGACACTATTGAGCTGCACGTACATGATTTGAAGAACGTAATGTTTGAGAAGGCTAAAGATGTTATGTTGAACCACCTGATGAAGTTGATG GAGAAAATCCTGGAGACACTGGAGAAGACCCTGAACCAAGCATTGGAGATTTCACTCAAGACAGATGGTTACCCAGTCCCAG GTTTGTTCAGCGCAGAGAACCAGCAGAATCCTGATTTGCCACAGACCATCTCTGCAGAGCACAAGACCTGTGGATTTAGTCTCAGTCACTTTTTGgttttatatgttttgcatGTAGAAGATTTTATATGTTTAGAGTTTTGA
- the LOC137099326 gene encoding nuclear GTPase SLIP-GC-like isoform X3, with the protein MDDFVCNKLTEWGLTDWIVKFKDQGIDKESFECLEGQEINDLIPIVGPRAKFKKRLKALKRQQRHEETADSAQVLPSTSDIGDKGKRKLDHLGECSNIQSPPRKQQRASISRPHKEQIILSDVKTIMKCTYERLHLEDETKLNAFLKSTISDLDTDKRELVGVFGKTGAGKSFLINAIIEEKDLLPSGSISACTTVMIKVEANMLNLKYEAEIEFITKEEWKDELWYLYHILGDKADEERDEDYCDTVEKLSAVYGEEWKNKSPENLMDIKYFREIPEFLCYRRKILTCESAKELSAKFVKYTRSDSKEAEVRRWYWPLVKCVTVRVPCNSLLQHVTLVDLPGNGDRNKSRDTMWKGIVGNCSTVWIVTEINRAAAEREPWEILESASSLMGNGGECQHIHFICTKSDLIEDSDDDPATARALLFKRNMKAKEEVSKQFNNLNRIKKHFSDDCFRVFTVSSKEFLKPKRLNPDDTEIPKLQEFLQNLNDCHSETLNYVSRAHGILSLIQGARSTEVPGNKKDASTDLEEKIRQELKKVRESMEETYSAFEKCLNEGVDKSKTSCDANMKPILHPIRKSGRGYHKILTCVVENGGVYKRKKGKPLNLNLTLSSCLTESIDEEFRKTFPNEGKCGPFNGVISMFSLNTEKLIEKYKHLELQLTFLQTEEEKIKTKLNKIIRDRKKKIYTSLIETIEETMQECYKIFIYYYRSSRI; encoded by the exons AAATCAATGATTTGATCCCAATAGTGGGGCCGAGGGCAAAATTTAAGAAGAGACTGAAGGCTTTAAAG CGTCAACAGCGGCATGAAGAAACAGCTGATTCTGCTCAG GTTTTGCCATCCACCAGTGACATAGGTGATAAAG gaaaaagaaagtTGGACCATCTGGGTGAGTGCAGCAACATCCAGTCACCACCAAGGAAACAACAACGAGCCTCTATATCAAGACCACACAAAG AGCAAATCATACTGTCTGATGTGAAAACCATCATGAAATGCACATATGAGAGACTCCATCTTGAAGATGAAACAAAGCTCAATGCTTTCCTCAA GAGTACAATAAGTGATTTGGACACAGACAAGAGAGAGCTCGTTGGCGTCTTTGGTAAAACTGGGGCTGGAAAGAGCTTTTTGATAAATGCCATCATTGAAGAGAAGGACCTTCTGCCATCTGGAAGTATCAGTGCCTGTACCACAGTCATGATTAAAGTGGAGGCAAATATGCTCAACCTAAAGTATGAGGCAGAGATTGAGTTCATTACAAAAGAG gaGTGGAAAGATGAGTTGTGGTACTTGTATCATATTCTTGGGGATAAAGCAGATGAGGAAAGAGATGAGGATTATTGTGACACTGTTGAAAAGCTATCAGCAGTGTATGGAGAGGAGTGGAAAAACAAATCCCCTGAAAACCTCATGGACATCAAATATTTCAGAGAAATTCCAGAGTTTCTCTGTTACAGGAGGAAGATTTTGACATGTGAATCA GCCAAGGAATTATCGGCAAAATTTGTGAAATACACAAGAAGTGACTCAAAAGAGGCAGAAGTAAGGAGGTGGTATTGGCCACTAGTCAAGTGTGTGACTGTCAGAGTGCCTTGTAATAGTCTTCTCCAGCATGTCACACTTGTGGACCTTCCTGGAAATGGGGACCGTAACAAGAGCAGAGATACAATGTGGAAAGGG ATTGTTGGAAATTGCTCCACTGTGTGGATTGTTACTGAAATTAAtcgagcagcagcagagagagaacccTGGGAGATCTTGGAAAGTGCCAGTAGCCTCATGGGAAACGGTGGCGAGTGTCAACACATCCACTTTATATGCACCAAGTCTGATCTTATTGAAGATTCAGATGATGA TCCAGCAACTGCTCGTGCTCtcttatttaaaagaaacatgaaagCCAAGGAAGAAGTGAGCAAACAGTTCAACAATCTAAACAGGATTAAG AAACATTTCAGTGATGACTGTTTCAGAGTCTTCACAGTGAGCTCCAAAGAGTTTCTAAAACCAAAACGTCTCAATCCAGATGACACAG aaataccCAAACTTCAGGAGTTTCTGCAAAATCTCAATGACTGTCACTCAGAGACATTAAACTATGTTTCTAGAGCTCATGGGATTCTCTCTCTGATTCAGGGGGCCAGGAGTACAGAAGTG CCTGGCAACAAAAAAGATGCATCAACAGACCTTgaagaaaaaataagacaagAACTTAAGAAAGTGAGAGAATCAATGGAAGAAACTTACTCTGCTTTTGAAAAATGCCTTAATGAGGGGGTTGACAAATCTAAAACTTCATGTGACGCAAATATGAAACCCATCTTACATCct aTAAGAAAATCAGGTCGCGGTTATCACAAAATACTGACATGTGTGGTTGAGAATGGAGGTGTCTACAAACGTAAAAAAGGGAAACCACTAAACCTCAACCTGACATTATCTTCATGCCTGACTGAAAGCATTGATGAGGAATTCAGGAAGACCTTCCC aaatgaaggaaaatgtgGACCATTCAATGGAGTCATCAGTATGTTTTCACttaacacagaaaagctgattGAAAAGTACAAACATCTTGAACTGCAGCTGACATTTCTGCAGACAGAG GAAGAAAAGATTAAGACAAAACTCAACAAAATCATCCGGGACCGtaagaaaaaaatctacacGAGTCTGATTGAGACAATTGAGGAAACCATGCAAGAGTGCTATAAAA tttttatttattattatagaaGCAGTAGAATTTAG
- the LOC137099329 gene encoding nuclear GTPase SLIP-GC-like: protein MDDFVCNKLTEWGLSDWIVKFKDQDIDKESFECLEDQEISDLIPIVGPRAKFKKRLKALKHEETADSAQVLPSTSDIGDKADIQGKSDHLGECSNIQSPPRKQQRASISRPHKEQIILSDVKTIMKCTYERLHLEDETKLNAFLKSTISDLETDKRELVGVFGKTGAGKSSLINAIIEEKDLLPSASISACSTVMIKVEANMLNLKYEAEIEFITKEEWKDELWYLFHILGVKADEERDGDYCDTVEKLSALYGEEWKNKAPENLMDIKYFREIPEFLCYRRKILTCETAKELSAKFVKYARSDSKEAEGRRWYWPLVKCVTVRVPCNSLLQHVTLVDLPGNGDRNKSRDTMWKGIVGRCSTVWIVTEINRAAAEKESWEILESASSLMGNGGECQHIHFICTKSDLVADLDDDSAAACALLFKSNMKAKDEVSKQFNNLNRIKKHFSDDCFRVFTVSSKEFLKPKHLNPDDTEIPKLQEFLQNLNDCHSETLNYVSRAHGILSLIQGARSTEVPGNKKDASTDLEEKIRQELEKVRESMEATYSAFEKCLNEGVEKAKTSCEANMKKILHTKSGCGHHKTLTCVVENGGVYKPKKGKQINLNLTLSSCLTESIDEEFRKTFPNEGKCGPVNGVISMFSLNTEKLIEKYKHLELQLTFLQTEEETMKTNLNKIIRERKKKIYTSLIETIEETMQECYQKAAAFRGPDKLKNMRDTIELNIRDLKNIMFEKAKDVMLHHLMKLMETILETMEKTLNQALEISLKTDGYPVPVFSKELDLVKQYYKELKPDE from the exons ATGGATGATTTTGTTTGCAACAAATTGACTGAATGGGGTCTCAGTGATTGGATTGTAAAATTTAAAG ATCAAGATATTGACAAAGAAAGCTTTGAATGTCTTGAGGATCAAGAAATCAGTGATTTGATCCCAATAGTGGGGCCGAGGGCAAAATTTAAGAAGAGACTGAAGGCTTTAAAG CATGAAGAAACAGCTGATTCTGCTCAG GTTTTGCCATCCACCAGTGACATAGGTGATAAAGCGGATATACAAG gaaagtCGGACCATCTGGGTGAGTGCAGCAACATCCAGTCACCACCAAGGAAACAACAACGAGCCTCTATATCAAGACCACACAAAG AGCAAATCATACTGTCTGATGTGAAAACCATCATGAAATGCACATATGAGAGACTCCATCTTGAAGATGAAACAAAGCTCAATGCTTTCCTCAA GAGTACAATAAGTGATTTGGAAACAGACAAGAGAGAGCTGGTCGGCGTCTTTGGTAAAACTGGGGCTGGAAAAAGCTCTTTGATAAACGCCATCATTGAAGAGAAGGACCTTCTTCCATCTGCAAGTATCAGTGCGTGTTCCACGGTCATGATTAAGGTGGAGGCAAATATGCTCAACCTAAAGTATGAGGCTGAGATTGAGTTCATTACAAAAGAG gaGTGGAAAGATGAGTTGTGGTACTTGTTTCATATTCTTGGGGTTAAAGCAGATGAGGAAAGAGATGGGGATTATTGTGACACTGTTGAAAAGCTGTCAGCATTGTATGGAGAGGAGTGGAAGAACAAAGCCCCTGAAAACCTCATGGACATCAAATATTTCAGAGAAATCCCAGAGTTTCTCTGTTACAGGAGGAAGATTTTGACATGTGAAACA GCCAAGGAATTATCGGCAAAATTTGTGAAATACGCAAGAAGTGACTCAAAAGAGGCAGAAGGAAGGAGGTGGTATTGGCCACTAGTCAAGTGTGTGACTGTCAGAGTGCCTTGTAATAGTCTTCTCCAGCATGTCACACTTGTGGACCTTCCTGGAAATGGGGACCGTAACAAGAGCAGAGATACAATGTGGAAAGGG ATTGTTGGACGATGCTCTACTGTCTGGATTGTGACTGAAATTAATcgagctgcagcagagaaagaaTCCTGGGAGATCCTGGAAAGTGCCAGTAGCCTCATGGGAAATGGTGGCGAGTGTCAACACATCCACTTTATCTGCACTAAGTCTGATCTTGTTGCAGATTTAGATGATGA TTCAGCAGCTGCTTGTGCTCTCTTATTTAAAAGCAACATGAAAGCCAAGGACGAAGTGAGCAAACAGTTCAACAATCTAAACAGGATTAAG AAACATTTCAGTGATGACTGTTTCAGAGTCTTCACAGTGAGCTCCAAAGAGTTTCTAAAACCAAAACATCTAAATCCAGATGACACAG aaataccCAAACTTCAGGAGTTTCTGCAAAATCTCAATGACTGTCACTCAGAGACATTAAACTATGTTTCTAGAGCTCATGGGATTCTCTCTCTGATTCAGGGAGCCAGGAGTACAGAAGTG CCTGGGAACAAAAAAGATGCATCAACAGACCTTGAAGAAAAAATAAGGCAAGAACTTGAGAAAGTGAGAGAATCAATGGAAGCAACTTACTCTGCTTTTGAAAAATGCCTTAATGAGGGGGTTGAAAAAGCTAAAACTTCATGTGAAGCAAATATGAAGAAGATCttacat ACAAAATCAGGTTGTGGTCATCACAAAACACTGACATGTGTGGTTGAGAATGGAGGTGTCTACAAACcgaaaaaagggaaacaaataaACCTCAATCTGACCTTATCTTCATGCCTGACCGAAAGCATTGATGAGGAATTCAGGAAGACCTTCCC aaatgaaggaaaatgtgGACCAGTCAATGGAGTCATCAGTATGTTTTCACttaacacagaaaagctgattGAAAAGTACAAACATCTTGAACTGCAGCTGACATTTCTGCAGACAGAG gaagaaacaatgaaaacaaatctcaaCAAAATCATCCGGGAGCGtaagaaaaaaatctacacGAGTCTGATTGAGACAATTGAGGAAACCATGCAAGAGTGCTATCAAA aaGCAGCAGCATTTAGAGGACCAGACAAGCTGAAGAACATGAGGGACACTATTGAGCTGAACATACGTGATTTGAAGAACATCATGTTTGAGAAGGCTAAAGATGTTATGTTGCACCACCTGATGAAGTTGATG GAGACAATCCTGGAGACAATGGAGAAGACCCTGAACCAAGCATTGGAGATTTCACTCAAGACAGATGGTTACCCAGTCCCAG tgTTTTCAAAGGAGCTTGATCTGGTGAAGCAGTACTACAAAGAACTGAAGCCAGACGAATAA